The Candidatus Tumulicola sp. genome has a window encoding:
- a CDS encoding carboxypeptidase regulatory-like domain-containing protein, translating to MIFRLTCVALLAMLFAAPPALSLAGTTGALVGDVVTGGQVPVADAKITVTSAAENESTLTDTRGHFTFVSLLPDVYAVTATKAGFHAVSQPGVEVFADNTQALRLVLESETKTLGTVNVSASPSLVRAGTVQNVYSVNQRLGSKLVALGGGGNLDFAYSAIAASPGTFVPPFQTGWNQPIFLRGGDFTEVGYELDGVPLNRFFDNITTTNLATLGQQQLQIYTGGAPADAQSHGLSGYINQVVRTGTYPGFADVTFGVGAPALYNKLNFEVGGATPDHRFSYYAATGGFDQDYRYVDQFNGPFFSQTFGQPFDLANFALGPNSPVGAPGCPPLPNGSNFAGCYANHGFFNALPVGPGGYILGPYNMGKNSRITDRESMVNLHFGFPHGQGINDDVQVLYDTSAIFTSEYSSFNDWGGVPFWSAAGAQLGAHTNSMAPPPTYAYPTIQAGFQYTGALLMPASGAPFGAIDNMIPYVFPSEAAFGANGQIAGSKRDGVSNGQSIFKVQYQHNFSPAAYVRVYGFTDYSDWFVHSPNSTGQLYISNSLDRELFTHERGFSAEYAAQISPRHLFDLQASYTSANTTFFDNTQMTNSTPGAPFFPSPQTVFAALVSVSAPTNGTCYAMNLIFPVAPVPVSCMTGSPSPFLTQKFLTYGGPFIPPPTGFEWLAVESGPSGQVNGVSPRFTSLSASDQWTPSTRLHFNLGLRFDRFQFNMPPTAGGASRAFWFNAWNNVMCVNPGINGGNPIDETLIGAAPGTPCAAISGPGIPAGALQPATLTNSTAGGSSVTFTQLEPRFGGTFTAGENDVIRFSYGKYALPPETQFEQYNTLQNDLPGFIGPLFYAFGFKTPEHDIRPPVSYNLDASWEHRFGKSDVAFKLTPFYRTTHDQEQQFFVNPSTGTFSGINAGHQNASGLEFVLTKGDLANNGLSVQLAYTYTYSRVHYDTLANGSTLLTPANASIQLYNSFTSACSSATPSTNPASLCGVNGNANASPCFSPGSVSSPGPPDPTCTGIGTVANPYFNAPARALLDPNGSYVTYHIVPTGTQLSSASFGVPSYATLLFNYRHNRWTFAPVFQYIAGSRYGSPQQQIGINPSMCGPLAAPLAGDPRYPPGSTSGNPYDATTCSGTMVIPDQFSGNFDAPGAFREPSFFSGHAQIGYEASRRVSYKLTLVNLFVTCSGGDAMPWTKDSGAACGYDTISGHLPPVGNIYNPGDPIQRLVKYPYGNAFTKQPIDAILNIEVKL from the coding sequence ATGATTTTTCGTTTGACCTGCGTCGCTCTGCTCGCAATGCTTTTCGCGGCGCCGCCGGCCCTTTCTCTCGCGGGAACCACCGGCGCGCTGGTCGGCGACGTCGTGACCGGCGGCCAAGTCCCGGTCGCCGATGCCAAGATCACCGTGACTTCCGCCGCTGAGAACGAATCCACGCTCACGGACACACGCGGCCACTTCACCTTCGTCTCGCTGCTACCGGACGTATACGCGGTCACCGCGACCAAAGCGGGATTCCATGCGGTCTCGCAACCGGGCGTTGAGGTCTTCGCCGACAACACGCAGGCGCTTCGGCTGGTGTTGGAGAGCGAGACCAAGACGCTGGGCACGGTGAACGTCTCGGCCAGTCCGAGTCTGGTGCGCGCCGGCACCGTGCAAAACGTGTATTCGGTCAACCAGCGCCTCGGCTCCAAACTCGTCGCACTCGGCGGCGGCGGCAATCTCGATTTTGCGTATTCCGCCATCGCGGCCAGCCCCGGCACGTTCGTGCCGCCGTTCCAAACCGGCTGGAACCAGCCCATCTTTCTGCGCGGCGGGGACTTCACCGAGGTCGGCTACGAGCTGGATGGCGTGCCGCTGAATCGCTTCTTCGACAACATCACGACCACCAATCTGGCGACGCTCGGCCAGCAGCAGCTCCAGATCTACACCGGCGGAGCACCGGCCGACGCGCAGTCGCACGGTCTGTCCGGCTATATCAACCAGGTCGTGCGCACGGGCACGTATCCGGGTTTCGCGGACGTGACCTTCGGCGTCGGCGCCCCAGCGCTATACAATAAGCTGAATTTCGAGGTTGGCGGGGCAACGCCGGACCATCGCTTCAGTTATTACGCCGCGACCGGCGGCTTCGACCAAGATTATCGCTACGTCGATCAGTTCAACGGGCCGTTCTTCTCTCAAACCTTTGGTCAGCCGTTCGATCTCGCCAATTTCGCGCTCGGCCCGAACAGTCCGGTCGGCGCGCCGGGCTGCCCGCCGCTGCCCAACGGCTCGAACTTCGCGGGCTGCTATGCGAACCACGGTTTTTTCAACGCACTGCCGGTCGGCCCGGGCGGCTATATCCTGGGGCCGTACAACATGGGCAAGAACTCGCGCATCACCGATCGCGAAAGCATGGTCAACCTCCACTTCGGTTTTCCGCACGGCCAGGGGATCAATGACGACGTCCAGGTCCTGTACGACACGTCGGCGATCTTCACGAGCGAATACTCGTCGTTCAACGACTGGGGCGGGGTACCGTTTTGGAGTGCGGCCGGCGCGCAACTCGGCGCCCACACGAACTCCATGGCGCCACCGCCGACGTATGCCTATCCGACCATCCAGGCCGGCTTCCAGTACACGGGCGCGCTGCTCATGCCTGCAAGCGGCGCGCCGTTCGGTGCGATCGACAATATGATCCCGTATGTGTTCCCAAGCGAAGCGGCGTTCGGCGCCAACGGCCAGATCGCGGGGAGCAAGCGCGACGGCGTCTCGAACGGGCAGAGCATCTTCAAGGTGCAATACCAGCACAATTTCAGCCCGGCCGCCTACGTGCGCGTCTACGGCTTCACCGACTACTCGGATTGGTTCGTGCACAGCCCGAACAGCACGGGGCAGTTGTATATCAGCAACTCGCTCGACCGCGAGTTGTTCACGCACGAGCGCGGCTTCTCGGCCGAGTACGCCGCGCAGATCAGCCCGCGCCATCTGTTCGATCTCCAGGCATCGTACACGTCGGCGAACACGACCTTCTTCGACAATACGCAGATGACTAACTCGACGCCGGGCGCGCCGTTCTTCCCGTCGCCGCAGACGGTGTTCGCGGCGTTGGTCAGCGTCTCGGCGCCCACCAACGGCACGTGCTACGCGATGAATCTCATCTTCCCCGTGGCGCCGGTTCCGGTGTCGTGCATGACCGGTTCGCCTTCGCCTTTCTTGACCCAGAAGTTCCTGACGTATGGCGGACCCTTTATTCCGCCGCCGACGGGTTTTGAATGGCTTGCGGTGGAGAGCGGACCCTCCGGCCAAGTCAATGGCGTTTCGCCGCGCTTCACGTCGCTGTCCGCATCGGATCAGTGGACGCCGTCGACCCGCTTGCATTTCAATCTCGGCCTGCGTTTCGATCGCTTCCAGTTCAACATGCCGCCCACTGCAGGCGGCGCGTCGCGCGCCTTTTGGTTCAACGCTTGGAATAACGTGATGTGCGTGAACCCCGGCATCAACGGCGGCAATCCGATCGACGAGACGTTGATCGGCGCGGCACCAGGAACTCCGTGCGCGGCCATCTCCGGGCCCGGCATTCCCGCAGGCGCGCTGCAGCCGGCGACCTTGACCAATTCCACCGCGGGCGGTTCGTCCGTGACGTTCACGCAGCTCGAGCCGCGCTTCGGCGGCACGTTCACCGCGGGCGAGAACGACGTGATCCGCTTCTCGTACGGCAAGTACGCGCTGCCGCCGGAGACCCAGTTCGAACAGTACAACACCCTGCAGAACGATCTGCCGGGCTTCATCGGCCCGCTCTTCTACGCGTTCGGGTTCAAGACACCCGAACACGACATCCGTCCTCCGGTCTCCTACAATCTCGACGCATCGTGGGAACACCGGTTCGGCAAGAGCGACGTCGCGTTCAAGCTGACGCCGTTCTACCGCACCACTCACGATCAAGAGCAGCAATTCTTCGTCAATCCTTCGACCGGCACGTTCTCCGGCATCAATGCCGGACATCAGAACGCTTCCGGCCTCGAGTTCGTGCTCACCAAGGGCGACCTCGCGAACAACGGGCTCTCCGTGCAGTTGGCGTACACGTACACGTACAGCCGCGTGCATTACGACACGTTGGCGAACGGCTCGACGCTGCTCACGCCGGCGAACGCCTCGATCCAGCTCTACAACTCGTTCACCTCCGCGTGCTCGAGCGCGACGCCTTCCACCAACCCGGCGAGCCTGTGCGGCGTCAACGGCAACGCCAACGCGTCGCCATGCTTCTCGCCCGGCTCGGTGAGCTCGCCCGGGCCGCCCGATCCGACCTGCACGGGCATCGGCACCGTCGCCAATCCGTACTTCAACGCGCCGGCCCGAGCGCTGCTGGATCCCAACGGATCGTACGTGACGTACCATATCGTGCCGACGGGGACCCAGCTCTCGTCCGCTAGCTTCGGGGTGCCGTCATACGCAACGCTGCTGTTCAACTACCGGCACAACCGCTGGACGTTCGCACCGGTGTTCCAATACATCGCAGGCAGCCGCTACGGTTCGCCGCAGCAGCAGATCGGGATCAATCCATCCATGTGCGGGCCGCTCGCCGCTCCGCTGGCCGGCGATCCGCGCTATCCGCCCGGCAGCACCTCGGGCAATCCATATGACGCCACGACCTGCTCGGGGACGATGGTCATCCCCGATCAGTTCAGCGGCAACTTCGACGCGCCGGGCGCATTCCGCGAACCGTCGTTCTTCTCGGGCCACGCGCAAATCGGCTACGAAGCATCGAGACGCGTCTCGTACAAGCTGACGCTGGTGAACTTGTTCGTGACCTGCAGCGGCGGCGACGCAATGCCCTGGACCAAGGACAGCGGCGCGGCGTGCGGCTACGACACGATCTCCGGTCACTTGCCTCCGGTGGGGAACATCTACAATCCCGGCGATCCGATCCAGCGGCTTGTGAAGTATCCGTACGGCAACGCGTTCACCAAGCAGCCGATCGACGCCATCCTCAACATCGAAGTCAAGCTGTAG
- a CDS encoding type II secretion system protein, with protein sequence MGKTSATAGFTLVELMVSLTILALVLALTAVEFPQVWSHFSRSSQQLDAERTARVVMTRVTDEFRQAMPDQTDNPTSQQPVVSPLCPGTCQPSDQTGSQDTSVAFYRARDLRGSPGSIPVTNGRPTPAYDRVIISYDAASRHLNQYVVAATFVGPSPAPEVIGQNVTNFVVTPKGSEYEFDLTVTSPASGNQSTAQSFKLTSSVYVSYYP encoded by the coding sequence TTGGGTAAGACCTCCGCAACCGCCGGATTTACGCTCGTCGAGCTCATGGTGAGTCTGACGATCCTCGCCCTGGTGCTGGCCCTTACCGCGGTCGAGTTCCCGCAGGTGTGGTCGCATTTTTCGCGCTCTTCGCAGCAGCTGGATGCCGAGCGCACCGCTCGGGTCGTCATGACGCGAGTCACCGACGAGTTCCGTCAAGCGATGCCGGATCAAACCGACAACCCGACGTCGCAACAGCCGGTCGTGTCGCCGCTGTGCCCCGGCACCTGCCAGCCCTCGGATCAAACGGGCAGCCAGGACACGAGCGTCGCCTTCTATCGCGCTCGCGATCTGCGCGGCTCTCCCGGCTCGATCCCGGTCACGAACGGGCGCCCGACCCCAGCGTACGATCGCGTGATCATCTCGTACGACGCCGCCTCGAGGCACCTCAACCAATACGTCGTCGCCGCGACCTTTGTGGGACCGTCGCCGGCGCCGGAAGTCATCGGCCAAAACGTCACGAATTTCGTCGTCACGCCGAAAGGCAGCGAATACGAATTCGATCTGACGGTGACGTCGCCGGCCAGCGGCAACCAATCAACGGCCCAATCCTTTAAACTCACCTCGTCTGTCTATGTGAGTTACTATCCATGA
- a CDS encoding MoaD/ThiS family protein, with product MIRVVLPPHLRTLAHVDGEVKLDVKGPATLRAVLDALESGYPMLRGTIRDHVTHERRAFVRFYACEQDLSHEAQDTALPDAVAKGTEPFLVVGAMAGG from the coding sequence ATGATCCGCGTCGTGCTCCCGCCGCATCTGCGCACGCTGGCGCACGTCGACGGCGAGGTGAAGCTCGACGTCAAGGGTCCGGCCACGCTGCGCGCGGTCCTCGACGCGCTCGAGAGCGGGTATCCGATGCTGCGCGGAACGATACGCGATCACGTCACGCACGAGCGCCGCGCGTTCGTCAGATTCTACGCCTGCGAACAGGATCTCTCACATGAAGCCCAGGACACCGCGCTGCCGGATGCGGTCGCGAAGGGGACGGAGCCTTTTTTGGTCGTGGGCGCGATGGCGGGCGGCTAG
- a CDS encoding carbon-nitrogen hydrolase family protein, with translation MSDTKHVVAIVQHPPAMYDRAETLRRAVGWVDEAAAAGARLIVFPETFIPGYPDWVWRVPPENYKLNAAVFSRLLAGSIDLASDDLKPLQDAAARRSATIVCGIDERNGAYSGTTLYNTIVTIGQDGSILNRHRKLMPTNPERMVWGIGDGSGLRVVDTPSGRVGGLICWENYMPLARYALYAQGVQIYVATTWDQGDGWLATMRHIALEGRCWVLGSGSGIRFSDVPADFPFRDEIYGDVKGEWMNEGDSVVVNPFGEIVAGPMHEAQGVLYAECDPAKAIAARRTLDTAGHYSRPDVFDLKINREAPGPAAFVGNGFAATRKA, from the coding sequence ATGAGTGACACCAAGCATGTCGTCGCCATCGTGCAGCATCCGCCCGCGATGTACGACCGCGCCGAAACGCTGCGCCGTGCCGTCGGTTGGGTCGACGAAGCGGCGGCAGCCGGCGCCCGACTGATCGTATTTCCAGAGACGTTCATTCCCGGATATCCCGATTGGGTGTGGCGCGTGCCTCCAGAGAACTATAAGCTCAACGCGGCCGTCTTCTCGCGCCTGCTCGCCGGCTCGATCGACCTCGCAAGCGACGATCTCAAGCCGCTGCAGGATGCCGCGGCTCGGCGCAGCGCCACCATCGTATGCGGCATCGACGAGCGCAATGGGGCGTACAGCGGCACCACGCTCTACAACACCATCGTGACGATCGGGCAAGACGGCTCGATCCTCAACCGCCATCGCAAGCTCATGCCTACCAATCCGGAACGCATGGTTTGGGGCATCGGCGATGGCAGCGGCTTGCGCGTCGTGGACACACCCTCCGGCAGAGTCGGCGGCCTCATCTGCTGGGAGAACTACATGCCGCTTGCGCGTTACGCGCTATACGCGCAAGGCGTGCAGATCTACGTGGCGACGACATGGGACCAAGGCGACGGGTGGCTTGCGACCATGCGTCATATCGCGCTGGAGGGCCGCTGCTGGGTCTTGGGCTCGGGCAGCGGGATCCGTTTCAGCGACGTCCCCGCCGATTTTCCGTTCCGCGACGAGATCTACGGTGACGTCAAAGGTGAGTGGATGAACGAGGGCGACTCCGTGGTGGTCAATCCGTTCGGCGAGATCGTCGCCGGGCCGATGCACGAGGCGCAGGGCGTGCTCTACGCGGAGTGCGATCCCGCAAAGGCGATCGCCGCTCGCCGCACGCTCGACACGGCCGGCCATTATAGCAGACCTGACGTCTTCGATTTGAAGATCAATCGCGAGGCGCCGGGTCCCGCCGCGTTCGTCGGCAACGGGTTTGCGGCCACCCGCAAAGCTTAA
- a CDS encoding lipid kinase, with protein MTTSTAPKTSEAAGSSHEGRTVLLVLNKQARQVQEDADAVVEALRASGYKLVQPEISSRDDAEKIIGKYAKSVDLIVSAGGDGTLNRVLQGIVGTDLPLGILPLGTANDLAKSLNIPLDLQQACDVIAKAHTRRIDVGCVNGTYFFSEMSIGMSPTVSRVLSKEAKATFGIFAILGRALWILRRMRRFGARVTCDGKEQVLRTAQLTIGNSTNFGGFVTTDDAAIDDRKLDLYSVELRHWWSYVEALWALASHRYDTSRCVFTLHGRRFEIETRRPRPIEADGEIVSMTPAVVKVVPRAVTVFVPENSPREA; from the coding sequence ATGACGACCAGTACCGCCCCCAAGACATCGGAGGCCGCAGGCTCATCACACGAGGGCCGAACCGTGCTGCTCGTGCTCAATAAGCAGGCGCGCCAGGTCCAAGAGGATGCCGATGCGGTGGTCGAGGCACTGCGGGCGTCCGGTTATAAACTTGTGCAGCCTGAGATTTCGTCCCGCGACGATGCTGAGAAAATCATTGGAAAGTATGCGAAGTCCGTTGACCTGATCGTGAGCGCCGGCGGTGATGGCACTCTCAACAGGGTGCTGCAAGGGATCGTCGGCACCGATCTGCCGCTTGGGATTCTACCGCTCGGCACCGCCAACGATCTGGCCAAATCGTTGAACATCCCGCTCGATCTGCAGCAGGCGTGCGACGTGATCGCAAAGGCGCATACGCGGCGCATCGACGTCGGTTGCGTGAACGGCACATACTTTTTCAGCGAAATGAGCATCGGCATGAGCCCGACCGTTTCGCGGGTGCTCTCCAAGGAGGCTAAGGCGACGTTCGGCATTTTTGCCATCTTGGGCCGGGCGCTTTGGATCTTGCGCCGCATGCGCCGCTTTGGAGCGCGCGTCACGTGCGACGGCAAAGAGCAGGTCCTGCGAACGGCGCAGCTCACGATCGGCAACAGCACCAACTTCGGCGGCTTCGTCACGACGGATGACGCGGCGATCGACGACCGCAAGCTCGATCTGTACAGCGTAGAGCTGCGGCACTGGTGGTCGTATGTCGAGGCGCTCTGGGCGCTGGCAAGCCACCGCTACGACACGTCGCGCTGTGTGTTCACGCTCCACGGGCGAAGGTTCGAGATTGAAACGCGCAGGCCGAGGCCGATCGAAGCGGACGGCGAGATCGTCTCGATGACGCCCGCCGTGGTCAAGGTCGTGCCGCGCGCCGTCACCGTCTTCGTGCCGGAGAATAGCCCACGCGAAGCGTGA
- a CDS encoding YqeG family HAD IIIA-type phosphatase → MRFRNPRQMLRPFRWVESVTSISLDELKAQGIRAIIIDLDNTLVGYRLKEPVAEVAAWVRRAQELGLAVAIVSNNVRAWVSSIAELMGIVTYVHNALKPLPFGVIKAVKQLRVARSEVVVVGDQMFADVLAAKLLGISAILTDPIERSEHRAMWLVRALERFMLLGTKRHVPPSS, encoded by the coding sequence GTGAGGTTTCGCAACCCCCGCCAGATGCTGCGCCCATTTCGCTGGGTCGAAAGCGTCACGTCGATTTCGCTTGACGAACTGAAGGCTCAGGGGATCCGCGCGATCATCATCGATCTGGACAATACGCTCGTCGGGTACAGACTCAAGGAGCCGGTGGCGGAGGTTGCGGCGTGGGTCCGGCGGGCGCAAGAGCTGGGCTTGGCAGTCGCGATCGTGTCAAACAACGTGCGCGCGTGGGTGAGCAGCATCGCCGAGCTGATGGGCATCGTGACCTACGTGCACAACGCGCTCAAACCGCTGCCGTTCGGCGTGATCAAAGCCGTCAAGCAGCTGCGCGTTGCTCGCTCGGAGGTGGTGGTCGTCGGAGACCAGATGTTCGCCGACGTGCTCGCCGCCAAACTGTTGGGCATCAGCGCGATCCTCACGGACCCGATCGAGCGCTCGGAGCACCGCGCCATGTGGCTGGTGCGCGCGCTCGAGCGCTTCATGCTCTTGGGCACCAAGCGTCACGTGCCCCCAAGCAGCTAA
- a CDS encoding GGDEF domain-containing response regulator has product MNAIAERLAPLPDGTIKILIIDDSPIDAELATMEFRRAGVATECVIAADKAELTAALTTFAPDVILCDVSFPGFDGFTAQRIVRKAYPKTPLIFVSGTISEDRAVTALQSGAVDYVLKSNLTRLASAVQRAVRDARERKHLEGSLEYSETRARIAAEQAEERSRQHAERLEELWRLVNDPSLREEELWLAMLGQAAAAIWPGQASWGNLWRVGGTNLIVEALSDSSEPLLSDSRAHAGSIIPMETTAIGRILREGGGARSWDDIQASDYSSALERESGTRAFVVTTFIAGGATWGVSFSSAKPTSKPLGPNELAYVEVLASFFANHVQQRWQFERIQYQESHDILTGLLNRSQFRSQVGVATRASSRFGVILVDVNDFHEINESYGTTIGDALLVEIGNALLKRASRGEMVGRVGGDVFAVYVANPISLEFLRSRALVFAQVFAHSFATGEREGKGLIARTACLGVSLAPEDGSDIDAILSHADAALFAAKELGHGSVIFYEAGMEANAQHRAALRNEIGEAIGCDQFTLYYQPHIEVSTGEVTGCEALIRWNHPVRGLLAPSHFIPFAEQSGIITSIDAWVMRRAFADARELSAGRPGFRLFFNLSGRQAGDPKLIRAFTHAARNGVALSNIGVEITESDAMRDVEATRRVCRALRRLGVQIAIDDFGTGYSSLSFLKRLPIDIVKIDRSFVSELLSDPHDQVITETIISIAERFGFKSLAEGVERPEELEWLRQRCCRYAQGFAICHPLPLGGFTSWLAARSA; this is encoded by the coding sequence GTGAACGCGATCGCCGAGAGGCTGGCGCCTCTGCCTGACGGCACGATCAAGATCCTCATCATTGATGACTCGCCGATCGACGCCGAATTGGCGACGATGGAATTTCGTCGCGCCGGGGTTGCGACGGAGTGCGTGATCGCCGCGGACAAAGCGGAACTGACCGCCGCACTCACCACCTTTGCCCCCGACGTGATCCTGTGCGATGTCAGCTTCCCGGGCTTCGATGGCTTCACGGCGCAGCGCATCGTTCGAAAGGCGTACCCGAAGACGCCACTGATCTTCGTGTCTGGTACGATCAGCGAAGACCGGGCCGTCACGGCTCTCCAAAGCGGCGCGGTCGACTACGTCTTGAAGTCGAACCTGACGCGTTTAGCGAGCGCCGTACAACGTGCCGTCCGCGACGCCAGGGAACGGAAGCACCTCGAGGGCTCCCTCGAATACTCCGAGACGCGGGCGCGCATAGCGGCTGAACAGGCGGAAGAGCGCTCGCGGCAGCACGCCGAGCGGCTTGAAGAACTGTGGCGACTCGTCAACGATCCGAGCCTGCGCGAAGAAGAGTTGTGGCTTGCCATGCTCGGTCAGGCCGCTGCCGCCATTTGGCCGGGTCAGGCTTCCTGGGGAAACCTATGGCGCGTCGGCGGAACCAATTTGATCGTGGAGGCGCTCAGCGACTCTTCCGAACCCCTTCTCTCTGATTCTCGTGCCCACGCAGGGTCGATCATTCCGATGGAGACGACGGCCATCGGCAGGATCCTGAGAGAGGGCGGCGGTGCGCGATCGTGGGACGACATCCAAGCCAGCGATTATTCGAGCGCGCTCGAGCGCGAAAGCGGCACGCGCGCCTTCGTCGTCACGACGTTCATCGCCGGCGGTGCGACCTGGGGGGTATCCTTTTCATCCGCCAAACCGACAAGCAAGCCATTAGGACCGAACGAACTCGCATACGTCGAAGTTCTCGCGTCATTCTTCGCAAATCACGTGCAACAGCGCTGGCAGTTCGAGCGGATCCAATACCAGGAGTCCCACGATATCCTGACTGGGCTCCTCAACCGATCCCAATTCCGATCGCAAGTCGGTGTGGCAACGCGTGCAAGTTCCCGCTTTGGGGTCATCCTCGTCGACGTCAACGATTTTCACGAAATCAACGAATCGTACGGAACGACGATCGGCGACGCCTTGCTCGTCGAGATCGGCAACGCTCTCTTAAAACGAGCATCTCGCGGCGAGATGGTTGGTCGCGTGGGCGGCGACGTCTTCGCCGTCTATGTCGCGAATCCGATCTCCCTGGAATTCCTCCGCTCTCGAGCGCTGGTCTTCGCGCAGGTCTTCGCACACTCGTTCGCGACCGGCGAGCGTGAAGGAAAGGGACTCATCGCACGCACCGCGTGCCTCGGGGTGTCGCTGGCTCCGGAGGATGGTTCGGACATCGACGCCATCCTTTCGCATGCCGACGCAGCGCTGTTCGCCGCTAAGGAGCTTGGACACGGCTCGGTCATCTTCTACGAGGCCGGCATGGAGGCCAATGCGCAGCACCGCGCCGCGCTTCGGAACGAGATCGGCGAGGCGATCGGCTGCGACCAGTTCACGCTCTATTATCAGCCCCACATCGAGGTGAGCACCGGCGAGGTCACCGGCTGCGAGGCCTTGATCCGCTGGAATCACCCCGTGCGAGGGCTCCTTGCGCCGAGTCATTTCATCCCGTTCGCGGAGCAGAGCGGCATCATCACGAGCATCGACGCCTGGGTGATGCGGAGAGCATTTGCCGACGCCAGGGAGTTGAGCGCTGGGCGGCCCGGCTTCCGACTGTTCTTCAATCTCTCGGGCCGCCAAGCGGGCGATCCGAAGCTGATCCGCGCATTCACCCACGCCGCTCGCAATGGAGTGGCGTTGAGCAACATCGGCGTCGAGATCACCGAATCAGACGCGATGCGAGACGTCGAGGCGACGCGGCGCGTTTGCCGGGCCCTGCGGCGCCTCGGCGTGCAGATCGCGATCGACGATTTCGGTACGGGATATTCCTCGCTATCCTTCCTGAAGCGGTTGCCGATCGACATCGTCAAGATCGATCGGAGCTTCGTCTCCGAACTGCTGAGCGATCCCCACGACCAAGTGATCACCGAAACCATCATCTCCATCGCCGAGCGCTTTGGTTTTAAGTCACTGGCTGAAGGCGTGGAGCGGCCCGAGGAGCTCGAGTGGCTGCGGCAACGCTGCTGCCGTTACGCGCAAGGATTTGCGATTTGTCATCCCTTGCCGCTCGGAGGCTTCACGTCGTGGCTAGCCGCCCGCAGCGCTTAG
- a CDS encoding response regulator has product MNDFDNIEILLVEDNHNDAEMTVRALKKNNFLNKLFWVQDGVEALDFIRCKGTYEIRNPHQVPKLILLDLKMPRLDGLDVLRDLKGDEKTRRIPIVVMTSSNQERDLVESYRLGVNGFITKPIQFGDLVDSVAKIGMYWLMVNMVPK; this is encoded by the coding sequence ATGAACGACTTCGACAATATCGAGATCCTTCTCGTGGAGGACAATCACAACGACGCCGAGATGACGGTGCGCGCGCTGAAGAAGAACAACTTTCTCAATAAGTTGTTCTGGGTTCAGGACGGCGTGGAAGCTTTGGATTTCATCCGTTGCAAGGGGACCTACGAAATCCGAAATCCGCATCAAGTCCCAAAGCTGATTCTGCTCGACCTGAAGATGCCGCGCCTCGACGGGCTGGACGTACTGCGCGATCTGAAGGGGGACGAGAAAACTCGCCGGATTCCGATCGTCGTGATGACCTCGTCAAATCAGGAACGCGACCTTGTCGAGAGCTATCGGCTGGGGGTCAACGGCTTCATCACCAAGCCGATCCAGTTCGGAGATCTTGTGGACTCCGTCGCAAAGATCGGGATGTACTGGCTGATGGTCAACATGGTTCCAAAATAG
- a CDS encoding ATP-binding protein gives MNATVQGLESANARLSAELEVVNADLESLCYSVSHDLRAPVRAVMGYARAVVDDYGSALDEEGRRLLSVVQSESVRMVDMIDALLALSRLGRHAMESVTVDMMGLVQGVVAEQLQLAGRPQPMVEVADLQAVRGDRALLRQVWTTLISNAVKYSSKQSAPQLQVWAALDAARVVYHVRDNGVGFDMQQAGKLFGVFQTLHRRPEFPGTGVGLAMAKRIVQRHGGTIWADARLGDGATFSFGLPKESVI, from the coding sequence GTGAACGCGACCGTCCAAGGCCTCGAGAGCGCCAACGCGCGGTTAAGCGCCGAGCTCGAAGTCGTCAACGCGGATTTGGAGAGCCTCTGCTACTCGGTATCCCACGACCTGCGCGCTCCCGTGCGCGCCGTCATGGGATACGCGCGCGCTGTCGTGGATGACTACGGCTCTGCGCTCGACGAGGAGGGCCGCCGGCTTCTCTCGGTCGTCCAAAGCGAATCGGTGCGCATGGTGGACATGATCGACGCCCTGCTCGCACTTTCGCGCCTCGGCCGCCACGCGATGGAGAGCGTCACGGTCGACATGATGGGCTTGGTCCAAGGGGTCGTGGCCGAACAGTTACAGCTCGCTGGCCGGCCGCAACCGATGGTCGAAGTGGCCGATCTCCAGGCCGTGCGCGGGGACCGCGCGCTGCTCCGCCAAGTGTGGACGACCTTGATCTCCAACGCCGTCAAATACTCGAGCAAGCAATCCGCTCCGCAGCTCCAGGTCTGGGCTGCTCTTGATGCGGCTCGCGTCGTCTATCACGTCCGCGACAACGGGGTCGGATTTGATATGCAGCAAGCCGGCAAGCTCTTCGGTGTCTTCCAAACGCTCCATCGTCGGCCTGAGTTCCCCGGTACCGGCGTCGGGCTTGCCATGGCGAAGCGGATCGTCCAACGCCACGGCGGCACGATCTGGGCCGATGCTCGACTCGGCGATGGCGCTACCTTTTCATTCGGCCTGCCCAAAGAAAGTGTTATATGA